Proteins encoded together in one Marispirochaeta sp. window:
- a CDS encoding PD-(D/E)XK nuclease family protein — translation MEILQQRIRDLLPDESWRFVFPSEISARYWRGAVVSRGLCDAVWGERFLSWDRFKEIAFGLSGERRPVNGCIRRLFAESLAEENRCSPFLSRLLPRAEGSSGAAAELTRILPRLHSLVPRIAACEWSAAADLRELHRRYTIFLADNGLYEPSQLEPSLDSISHNYLLCFPEVLEDYSQYRELLEVHSRIEAVRVLPAGAGQIDLFENQRIEASVLMRRIRDLLEQGTAPEEIAISLAKIDKNRRYLEEAARRYGVLLQVRTGKPLTEYGSVRFLRGLTEAFGTSYETGALKNLLLNASVPWKEPEALRSMLLEGIESYVVRNWRDGKETHGWEEQLSKGGRNESQQLYHRLSSAIRGIVTADSFIEVSARLQAFIGTFLDTERWRTESPAQLKSFQRALEVLNDYARTEEQYPSLSVPSPCGVWIAALEEESYVEQQSAPGIPVYPYRASAGIDPRYHFLPFLTQDSSRVVWDRGFPLNEAQRDEAGISDDDAGDLYLQLYLGSGRNVTASCASIGYEGPGLPPGLFVERGTVRVVSREELGGDPDDADEAFFAAGVSPEGRLTPSQCSGYGYFYRIFTAAHSLDVLTSPIAHAGLAALLREKYFSDSRGRNRGASISATDLDAFWGCPFAFLFSRMVDLPEQQYTPLVRDHRLEGSLLHKVLEEFSGSLAGGRFLSAELDEYRERIAALLDREAEKLKGPLPILPAWEASLVNLRRQLAGFPDTEAKYFDGYGVAHTERQISVDIAGVPVVGRIDRISRGPGGELLVVDYKKNFRLAKGDLEDGNGTPVTMQIPLYVLLLEQTGVWFPGDDLICAYYSAADGKYRVVYSTVDLGGIKPMFSEDEFTSLLTTTRESLSAMYRRIGAGDYRMDPRECDGCSMRALCRGKYVIRGSE, via the coding sequence ATGGAGATCCTTCAGCAGCGTATCCGGGACTTGCTGCCCGATGAATCCTGGCGTTTTGTTTTTCCCTCAGAGATCAGTGCACGTTACTGGCGGGGTGCGGTGGTATCCCGCGGCCTTTGTGATGCTGTCTGGGGTGAACGTTTTCTTTCCTGGGACCGCTTTAAAGAGATCGCTTTCGGCTTGTCCGGGGAACGGCGCCCGGTAAATGGCTGTATCCGCCGTCTCTTTGCAGAAAGTCTGGCGGAAGAGAACAGGTGCTCTCCCTTTTTGTCCCGGCTTTTGCCCCGGGCCGAGGGATCTTCCGGCGCGGCCGCAGAACTTACCAGGATTCTTCCCCGGCTGCACAGCCTGGTACCCCGTATAGCTGCCTGCGAATGGTCTGCCGCCGCGGACCTTCGGGAACTCCATCGTCGCTATACTATTTTTCTGGCAGACAATGGCCTCTACGAGCCGTCTCAGCTTGAACCTTCCCTGGACAGCATTAGCCACAACTATCTTCTCTGTTTCCCCGAGGTGCTGGAGGACTACTCCCAGTACCGGGAACTGCTGGAGGTCCACTCCCGGATTGAGGCTGTGCGTGTTTTGCCGGCAGGGGCGGGGCAGATCGATCTTTTTGAGAACCAGCGTATAGAAGCCTCGGTTCTGATGCGCAGAATCCGTGATCTTCTTGAGCAGGGAACGGCACCGGAGGAGATCGCCATAAGCCTGGCAAAGATAGACAAGAACCGGCGCTACCTTGAAGAGGCCGCCCGGCGCTACGGTGTTCTCCTGCAGGTACGGACCGGAAAGCCCCTGACTGAGTACGGCTCAGTCAGGTTTCTTCGCGGGCTTACCGAGGCCTTTGGAACCTCCTATGAGACAGGGGCACTCAAGAACCTGCTGTTAAATGCTTCGGTTCCCTGGAAAGAGCCGGAAGCCCTGCGCTCCATGCTGCTGGAAGGGATTGAGTCGTATGTTGTCAGGAACTGGCGGGACGGAAAAGAGACCCATGGCTGGGAGGAGCAGCTTTCAAAAGGGGGGCGTAATGAGTCTCAGCAGCTGTACCACCGCCTCTCCTCTGCGATTCGCGGGATTGTCACAGCCGACAGCTTTATTGAGGTCAGTGCCCGGCTGCAGGCCTTTATCGGAACTTTTCTGGATACTGAGCGCTGGCGTACGGAATCTCCAGCGCAGTTGAAGAGTTTCCAGCGGGCCCTGGAGGTACTGAATGATTATGCCCGTACCGAGGAGCAGTACCCGTCACTATCCGTGCCTTCACCCTGCGGGGTCTGGATTGCAGCCCTTGAGGAGGAGAGTTACGTGGAGCAGCAGTCAGCTCCGGGAATTCCTGTTTATCCTTACCGTGCTTCTGCCGGGATCGATCCTCGCTACCATTTTCTCCCTTTCCTTACCCAGGACTCCAGCCGGGTAGTCTGGGATCGGGGGTTTCCTTTGAACGAAGCCCAAAGGGATGAAGCCGGTATCAGTGACGATGACGCAGGGGATTTGTACCTGCAGCTCTACCTGGGTTCCGGCAGGAATGTCACAGCAAGCTGCGCGTCCATCGGCTATGAAGGACCTGGACTGCCCCCCGGGCTTTTTGTGGAGAGAGGAACAGTACGCGTTGTTTCCCGGGAAGAACTCGGCGGAGATCCTGACGATGCCGACGAGGCGTTTTTTGCTGCCGGTGTTTCTCCTGAAGGAAGGCTTACCCCGAGTCAGTGCAGCGGGTACGGATATTTTTACCGGATCTTCACTGCTGCACACAGCCTCGATGTACTGACCAGTCCGATTGCTCATGCCGGTTTGGCAGCACTGCTGCGGGAAAAATACTTCTCTGACTCCCGGGGGAGGAACCGTGGTGCCTCAATCTCTGCCACTGATCTGGACGCCTTTTGGGGTTGTCCCTTTGCTTTTCTTTTTAGCCGGATGGTTGATCTGCCGGAGCAGCAGTACACGCCGCTGGTGCGCGATCATCGGCTGGAGGGATCCCTGCTGCACAAGGTCCTGGAAGAATTCAGCGGCAGCCTTGCCGGGGGTCGCTTTCTCTCCGCGGAACTGGATGAGTACCGGGAGCGGATCGCAGCTCTCCTGGACCGGGAGGCGGAGAAACTGAAAGGTCCTCTGCCGATTCTCCCGGCATGGGAGGCCTCTCTGGTGAATCTGAGAAGACAGCTTGCAGGCTTTCCCGACACGGAGGCAAAGTATTTTGACGGCTATGGAGTTGCCCACACTGAGCGGCAAATTTCCGTGGATATAGCTGGTGTCCCCGTGGTGGGACGAATTGACCGTATATCCCGGGGGCCCGGGGGTGAGCTGCTGGTGGTGGACTACAAAAAAAACTTCCGTCTTGCAAAGGGAGACCTTGAAGACGGAAACGGGACTCCCGTGACCATGCAGATTCCTCTCTATGTGCTGCTGCTGGAACAGACGGGGGTGTGGTTTCCGGGGGATGACCTGATCTGTGCCTATTACTCCGCGGCTGACGGGAAATACCGGGTGGTTTACTCTACGGTTGACCTTGGCGGGATTAAGCCGATGTTCAGCGAGGATGAGTTTACCAGCCTCTTGACCACTACCCGGGAGTCTCTTTCCGCCATGTATCGGCGTATTGGGGCAGGGGATTACCGCATGGACCCCCGGGAGTGCGATGGATGTTCCATGCGGGCCCTGTGCCGGGGAAAGTATGTTATCCGGGGGAGTGAGTAA
- a CDS encoding HPr family phosphocarrier protein, giving the protein MGFHNRDHFVADDAFLSLITSKAKYLITMLKEAEERNGGFNYTRPFLGRLNLESRIIEELLDEYGARHNMSWYAFRRSIAAVKAFSQIVHNVSHISSSFPCYRIISVKEDFLAATRKTLKESTLALRNSMENLLHEAEDHGLATGEVVQDFSEHLPAGTLEQDRPRRHLENPGPTIVNLATTFLNLSEDTELFGIRDRNKHLNYLDYVPEPVSEARIRNMEHALHSLQSTYDTYLLDSDAEERDEDLLILRGHVSTIFHLLETGTVLSHYYERHMLNQDAVVIGEGTLLAILIDYILAFSSRFFNAARELCRNIIHSYAVQGTISVPVPQYRGFHVRPSTLVAKIVTHYGSDVILRLNGQSFNAASPLELFRVNEAINAAKRKTLGGIVCDIAETMGSVPREEGVMKKALRRLIVKLLENHQIVMYEADFSLEEISYIDGETLAEFATRGIAHLLAMGRIDIRTGITVEFSGDTRVLSDLKLLAEHGYGEDNYGNNIMLPAELSYLRR; this is encoded by the coding sequence ATGGGTTTTCACAATAGAGATCATTTTGTCGCGGACGATGCCTTCCTGTCCCTGATTACTTCCAAAGCCAAGTATCTCATTACGATGCTTAAGGAGGCGGAGGAACGGAATGGCGGTTTTAACTATACCCGTCCCTTTCTCGGGCGCCTGAACCTGGAGAGCCGAATAATCGAAGAGCTCCTGGATGAGTACGGCGCGCGGCATAATATGTCATGGTACGCCTTCCGGCGTTCAATAGCGGCTGTAAAGGCATTCTCGCAGATAGTACACAACGTCTCTCACATAAGCTCCTCGTTTCCCTGTTACAGAATAATCTCCGTAAAAGAGGATTTTCTCGCGGCCACCCGGAAGACGCTCAAAGAGAGTACTCTGGCCTTGAGAAACTCCATGGAAAATCTGCTGCATGAGGCCGAGGATCACGGACTTGCTACCGGTGAAGTTGTACAGGACTTTTCCGAACATTTGCCGGCGGGGACCCTGGAGCAGGACCGTCCCCGGCGGCATCTTGAGAATCCCGGTCCGACTATTGTAAATCTGGCGACTACCTTCCTTAATCTTTCAGAGGATACGGAGCTCTTTGGCATACGGGACAGGAACAAGCATCTGAATTATCTGGATTATGTTCCCGAACCTGTATCAGAAGCCAGAATCCGCAACATGGAACATGCCCTGCATAGTCTTCAGTCGACCTACGATACCTATCTGCTTGATTCCGATGCCGAAGAACGGGACGAAGACCTGCTTATTCTTCGCGGTCATGTAAGTACCATTTTTCATCTTCTGGAGACGGGTACGGTTCTCAGCCATTATTACGAGCGGCATATGCTTAACCAGGACGCTGTAGTGATCGGCGAAGGTACCCTCCTGGCCATCCTTATCGACTATATCCTGGCTTTCTCGTCCCGGTTTTTCAATGCCGCCCGGGAGTTGTGCCGCAACATTATTCACTCCTATGCCGTGCAGGGCACCATATCTGTTCCGGTGCCCCAGTATCGCGGTTTTCATGTACGGCCCTCCACTCTGGTGGCCAAGATTGTCACCCATTACGGCAGCGATGTTATCCTGAGGCTGAACGGCCAGAGTTTCAATGCCGCAAGCCCGCTGGAGCTCTTTCGGGTTAACGAAGCCATCAACGCTGCCAAACGCAAAACCCTTGGCGGGATTGTCTGCGATATAGCGGAAACCATGGGCAGTGTCCCCCGGGAAGAGGGAGTTATGAAAAAGGCCCTGCGCAGATTGATCGTCAAGCTTCTGGAGAATCATCAGATCGTTATGTACGAGGCGGATTTCTCTCTTGAAGAGATCTCCTATATCGATGGGGAAACCCTGGCGGAGTTTGCTACCAGGGGGATTGCCCATCTGCTGGCCATGGGACGTATCGACATCCGTACCGGTATCACCGTTGAGTTTTCCGGCGATACCAGGGTCCTTTCGGATCTGAAGCTGCTTGCGGAACACGGATACGGAGAGGATAACTACGGCAACAATATAATGCTGCCTGCGGAGCTGTCCTATCTGCGCCGATAA
- a CDS encoding leader peptide processing enzyme: MNKKTNTLLFVAGATVVNIILMFVFLIAGIVILSIVLPRDIHPGIAQGAFVLLFILSVIGSFLVYHRIMKILAAKIELDKYFEPIFPGRKKGR; the protein is encoded by the coding sequence GTGAATAAAAAAACCAACACCCTGCTCTTTGTCGCTGGAGCAACAGTAGTCAATATTATTTTGATGTTTGTTTTTCTGATTGCCGGTATAGTTATCCTGTCCATTGTTTTACCCCGGGATATTCATCCGGGAATAGCCCAGGGAGCGTTTGTTCTACTCTTTATACTGTCTGTTATCGGCTCTTTTCTTGTGTATCATCGGATCATGAAGATTCTGGCCGCCAAGATCGAACTGGACAAGTACTTTGAACCGATTTTTCCCGGCAGGAAAAAGGGCAGATAG
- the lspA gene encoding signal peptidase II: protein MKDTITGNPEKPALRRLWLPLFLTGAILLADQLTKLLIVANIPYHTVGFAWGGDFLWILHTRNLGVAFSIGYGLPSGVRGILFVLLPLGVLAGVLVYYFRTNELTVLQRWCIAVILGGGLGNQIDRIFRPRGVVDFVSVKFYGILGLERWPAFNVADASIVVGGILLALSFLLHGNTIKNQKRGES, encoded by the coding sequence ATGAAGGATACAATCACCGGTAATCCGGAAAAACCGGCCTTGCGGCGCCTCTGGCTGCCCCTGTTTTTAACGGGGGCAATTCTCCTGGCGGACCAGTTGACCAAGCTTCTGATTGTCGCCAATATCCCCTACCACACAGTAGGCTTTGCCTGGGGGGGAGACTTTCTCTGGATTCTGCATACCAGGAATCTTGGAGTGGCCTTCAGTATAGGCTATGGCCTGCCCTCGGGTGTGCGGGGTATACTGTTTGTCTTGCTGCCCCTGGGGGTCCTTGCCGGGGTGCTGGTCTACTATTTCAGGACGAATGAGTTAACAGTCCTGCAGCGTTGGTGCATTGCCGTTATTCTCGGCGGCGGACTGGGCAATCAGATTGACAGAATATTTCGCCCCAGGGGTGTAGTGGATTTTGTTTCTGTCAAGTTTTACGGTATTCTGGGTCTTGAGCGCTGGCCGGCTTTTAATGTGGCGGACGCCTCCATTGTTGTCGGGGGAATTCTGCTGGCTCTGTCGTTCCTGCTGCATGGAAATACAATAAAGAATCAGAAAAGAGGAGAATCGTGA
- a CDS encoding Nif3-like dinuclear metal center hexameric protein: MQTMRLNEFHHYCKDLLFMDDFAAIDPSQNGIQVERQEQELKKLVFAVDASLQTFRQAAEMGADLIFVHHGIFWGHESVLTGAHYQRIRFLLEHDMALYAVHLPLDAHAELGNNSRMAAALGIPAPEPFGWYKGRSIGFKGTLPDSVDVDEVLRRLGIDSEDCNAVLPFGAPDIRSVGIISGGSSRDIRQAIDENLDLFISGEGDHTIYHEAQENRINMLAVGHYASETWGVSAMAEQVARDTGLETHFIDIPTGL; the protein is encoded by the coding sequence ATGCAGACCATGCGTTTGAATGAATTCCATCACTATTGTAAGGATCTGCTCTTTATGGATGATTTTGCCGCCATTGATCCATCCCAAAACGGGATACAGGTTGAACGGCAGGAGCAGGAGCTGAAAAAGCTGGTTTTTGCAGTGGATGCTTCGCTGCAGACCTTCAGGCAGGCAGCGGAAATGGGGGCCGACCTGATTTTCGTACATCATGGTATTTTCTGGGGGCATGAGTCGGTTCTGACCGGTGCCCATTATCAGCGCATCCGCTTTCTTCTGGAGCATGATATGGCCCTCTATGCGGTTCATCTGCCTCTGGATGCTCATGCTGAACTTGGTAATAACAGCCGCATGGCCGCTGCGCTGGGGATCCCGGCGCCGGAACCATTCGGCTGGTACAAGGGCCGCAGCATCGGATTTAAAGGTACACTGCCGGACTCTGTCGACGTGGACGAGGTACTGCGGCGTCTTGGTATCGATAGTGAAGACTGTAACGCTGTGCTTCCCTTCGGCGCACCGGATATCCGCAGTGTCGGGATAATCTCCGGGGGCAGCAGCAGGGATATCCGGCAGGCAATCGATGAGAATCTGGACCTGTTTATTTCCGGCGAAGGGGACCACACTATTTACCATGAAGCCCAGGAGAACCGGATTAACATGCTGGCCGTTGGCCACTATGCGTCGGAAACCTGGGGCGTCTCCGCCATGGCGGAGCAGGTTGCCCGGGACACCGGCCTGGAAACCCATTTTATTGATATTCCGACGGGACTCTGA
- a CDS encoding ATP-binding protein, translating to MSDPYRLGPEEVAFSIDPESLKTIPLPNDEEQIIGQPRAVKALQMGTVIRAKGFNLVVSGIPGTGRHTAIRRILRDLPPAAGPDRDIAFVYNFVRPEVPMVLCFPPGTARRFKQMIHDLVEKLKVLIKARLSSEVYKNRRDRLVSSIEKEENHRLADFEAQLAALGFTAVRVEDEGVLSTDIAPLIDGEAGDFDQLQSMVAAGELAEEEWNRRRETYYRLMDEMRSIFSDLQLSRAAMEEELAHLQAETVRPPLHTEMRELYREFPQERIHSYLESLEQDIIERLFVFTGEEPSEDGAGNRIFLRYGVNILMEAGSGESPPVIYENNPTVQNLLGTIEFSMDLSGRGVMSFMSIRAGSMIRSSGGYLVIRLDDLLQEDGAWLQLKRALQTEKVEIQPPQGMLGMPAPQLKPEAVSVDLKVILVADEGAYDILYNADSDFAKFFKICAEFDSSMDLNSDSLARYMSFIRRSLKKSGSLEISWDGMAEVIAYGAYLADQRDKLSTQFSLISDLLAEASYWSGKNGAETIEGKTVQQALKERNYLFNLPEEKLEELILQGDILISIEGEQIGKVNGLAIHDRGYYAFGMPTLISARVAPGEEGLVNIEREVGLSGEIHDKGILILDGYMRARYAVDFPLAMYATICFEQSYSEIDGDSASSTEMYALLSAAGRIPLRQDIAVTGSMNQMGEIQPVGGISEKISGFFNICKKRGLSGRQGVIIPDQNRKNLFLNSEIRDAVAAGSFHIFPVSSIDQGMEILTGIPAGEPGRDGRFPPKSVNGRVERELRSMALLVKQFNN from the coding sequence ATGAGTGATCCCTACCGACTGGGACCTGAAGAGGTCGCCTTTTCAATTGACCCCGAAAGCCTGAAAACCATTCCCCTCCCCAATGACGAAGAGCAGATTATCGGTCAGCCCAGGGCGGTCAAAGCCCTGCAGATGGGAACAGTTATTCGGGCCAAGGGCTTTAACCTGGTAGTGTCCGGGATACCCGGTACCGGGCGTCACACCGCAATTCGGCGCATTTTACGGGATTTACCCCCTGCCGCCGGCCCCGATCGTGACATCGCCTTTGTCTACAACTTCGTGCGTCCGGAAGTTCCCATGGTACTCTGCTTTCCCCCCGGCACAGCCCGGCGCTTTAAACAGATGATTCATGATCTTGTAGAAAAGCTTAAGGTCCTTATCAAAGCCCGTCTTTCCAGCGAGGTTTACAAGAACCGCCGGGACCGGCTTGTTTCCAGCATCGAGAAGGAGGAGAACCATCGGCTGGCTGATTTCGAGGCCCAGCTGGCAGCCCTCGGCTTTACCGCTGTACGGGTAGAGGACGAGGGTGTCCTCTCCACGGACATCGCTCCTCTGATCGACGGCGAAGCAGGAGACTTTGACCAGCTCCAGAGCATGGTAGCTGCGGGAGAACTGGCAGAGGAGGAGTGGAACCGTCGGAGGGAGACCTACTACCGGCTGATGGACGAAATGCGGTCCATCTTTAGCGACCTGCAGTTGTCCAGAGCAGCCATGGAAGAGGAGCTCGCCCATCTGCAGGCTGAAACCGTACGCCCCCCGCTGCACACCGAAATGAGAGAACTCTACCGTGAATTCCCCCAGGAACGGATACACTCCTATCTGGAATCTTTGGAACAGGACATTATCGAGCGTCTCTTCGTCTTTACCGGGGAGGAGCCTTCGGAAGACGGCGCCGGTAACAGGATATTCCTGCGTTACGGCGTCAATATCCTCATGGAAGCCGGAAGCGGTGAATCTCCTCCGGTAATCTACGAGAACAATCCCACAGTACAGAACCTGCTGGGAACCATTGAGTTTTCCATGGATTTGAGCGGCCGGGGAGTCATGAGCTTTATGTCCATCAGGGCCGGATCCATGATCCGCTCATCCGGCGGATACCTTGTCATCCGACTCGACGATCTGCTCCAGGAAGACGGGGCATGGCTGCAGCTGAAGCGGGCACTGCAGACCGAAAAGGTGGAGATCCAGCCGCCCCAGGGCATGCTGGGCATGCCCGCCCCGCAGCTTAAACCGGAGGCCGTCTCCGTCGATCTGAAGGTGATCCTCGTAGCCGACGAAGGAGCATACGATATTCTCTACAACGCCGACTCAGACTTCGCCAAATTCTTCAAGATCTGCGCCGAATTCGACAGCAGTATGGACCTTAACTCCGACAGTCTGGCCCGCTATATGAGTTTTATTCGCCGCTCCCTTAAAAAGTCGGGGAGCCTTGAGATTTCATGGGACGGCATGGCCGAGGTTATCGCCTATGGTGCCTATCTGGCGGACCAGCGGGACAAGCTCTCAACCCAGTTCTCCCTGATTTCCGATCTTCTGGCGGAAGCTTCCTACTGGTCCGGCAAAAACGGAGCAGAAACAATCGAAGGAAAGACAGTTCAGCAGGCACTGAAAGAACGGAACTACCTGTTCAACCTTCCGGAAGAAAAGCTCGAAGAGCTGATCCTCCAGGGCGATATTCTCATCAGCATAGAAGGAGAGCAGATCGGGAAGGTCAACGGTCTGGCCATCCACGACAGGGGCTATTACGCTTTCGGTATGCCCACCCTGATCAGTGCCCGGGTTGCTCCGGGAGAAGAGGGCCTGGTAAACATAGAGCGGGAGGTAGGCCTTTCCGGGGAGATCCATGATAAGGGCATCCTCATCCTGGATGGTTATATGCGTGCCCGTTACGCCGTGGATTTTCCTCTGGCCATGTACGCGACCATCTGCTTTGAGCAGTCCTACAGCGAAATTGACGGCGACTCCGCCTCGTCCACCGAAATGTATGCCCTGCTCTCCGCCGCCGGCAGAATCCCCCTCAGGCAGGACATTGCCGTAACAGGCAGTATGAACCAGATGGGCGAGATCCAGCCGGTAGGAGGCATAAGCGAAAAGATCAGCGGCTTCTTCAACATCTGTAAAAAGCGAGGCTTAAGCGGACGCCAGGGAGTCATTATTCCCGACCAGAACAGGAAAAACCTGTTTCTCAATTCCGAAATCCGGGATGCCGTCGCCGCCGGAAGCTTTCATATTTTTCCGGTTAGCAGTATCGATCAGGGAATGGAAATTCTTACCGGTATTCCTGCCGGTGAGCCGGGACGTGACGGACGCTTTCCTCCCAAGTCGGTTAACGGCCGGGTAGAACGCGAACTGCGCTCCATGGCCCTTCTGGTCAAGCAATTTAACAATTGA
- a CDS encoding HDOD domain-containing protein produces the protein MSKAVDVEKIKRAARNSVPISIKTFTLPHETEEYMERILEIFLSEFGQDQLSSRIGYCMKELAVNAKKANTKRVYFKEKDLDINDPRQYEQGMESFKQETLDNIDYYLTKQKDAGLYVKVVYHAKGNAFTMSIHNNSRISRKEQIRVYDRIARSRAFDSMEEALSSVMDDSEGAGLGIVILVLMLKKMGLDEDSFDIDVDGEETIARITVPFSAVHLENINELSREIVNEINELPQFPDNIVYLQKLISDPDSEIADIARQISTDPSLTADLLKHVNSAQFMLPKRVDNIVEAVKLVGFRGIKNLLYSFGTLKILDSNQRWLWDHSYRTAFYAYNLAKNFKRRKELLDDAYVGGILHDMGKIIFSNVHPNLMEKIQGFCADRNIHRDFIEDLSAGLNHAEIGALIAEKWNFPVSLIEAIRYHHDPLAAHPEFRDVVYTVYLANALCGYEKGDLEYEQLETEVIRDFGITTPEKLNMVQQRLSLAFDDERNKKI, from the coding sequence ATGTCAAAAGCTGTAGATGTAGAAAAGATTAAAAGAGCTGCCCGGAATTCGGTTCCAATTTCTATAAAAACATTTACTCTTCCCCACGAAACGGAAGAGTATATGGAGAGAATCCTCGAAATATTTCTTTCCGAGTTTGGGCAGGACCAGCTTTCCAGCCGTATCGGCTACTGTATGAAGGAGCTGGCGGTTAACGCCAAGAAGGCCAACACCAAAAGGGTCTACTTCAAGGAAAAAGACCTCGATATCAACGATCCCAGGCAATACGAACAGGGAATGGAGAGCTTCAAGCAGGAGACCCTGGACAATATAGACTACTACCTGACCAAACAGAAGGACGCCGGTCTTTATGTAAAAGTCGTGTATCATGCCAAAGGCAATGCCTTTACCATGAGCATCCATAACAACTCCCGGATCTCCCGCAAGGAGCAGATACGGGTCTACGACCGTATAGCCCGCTCGCGGGCCTTCGATTCCATGGAAGAGGCCCTCTCCTCGGTTATGGATGACTCGGAAGGCGCAGGTCTGGGTATCGTAATCCTGGTGCTGATGCTGAAAAAGATGGGACTGGACGAGGACTCCTTCGATATCGATGTTGACGGCGAGGAAACCATCGCCCGCATTACAGTACCCTTCTCTGCGGTCCATCTGGAGAACATCAATGAACTCTCCAGGGAAATCGTCAACGAGATCAACGAGTTGCCCCAGTTTCCCGACAACATTGTGTATCTGCAGAAACTTATCAGCGATCCCGATTCGGAAATCGCGGATATCGCCAGACAGATCAGCACAGATCCGTCTTTAACAGCAGACCTGCTTAAACATGTCAACTCTGCGCAGTTCATGCTTCCCAAGAGGGTCGATAACATTGTTGAAGCGGTTAAGCTTGTTGGATTCCGGGGCATCAAGAACCTGCTTTACTCCTTCGGTACCCTGAAAATCCTCGATTCAAACCAGCGCTGGCTCTGGGACCACAGCTACAGAACCGCGTTCTACGCCTATAATCTTGCCAAGAACTTCAAACGCCGCAAGGAACTGCTTGACGATGCCTACGTCGGCGGGATCCTCCATGATATGGGTAAGATCATCTTCTCTAATGTGCATCCCAATCTTATGGAAAAGATTCAGGGGTTCTGTGCAGATCGGAATATCCACCGAGACTTTATAGAGGATCTGAGTGCCGGTCTCAACCATGCCGAGATTGGGGCATTAATCGCAGAAAAGTGGAATTTCCCGGTATCCCTGATTGAAGCCATCCGCTACCACCATGACCCGCTTGCCGCTCACCCCGAATTTCGGGACGTGGTATACACCGTCTACCTTGCCAACGCCCTCTGCGGCTATGAAAAAGGCGACCTTGAATATGAGCAGCTGGAGACCGAGGTAATACGGGACTTCGGGATTACTACTCCCGAGAAACTGAATATGGTCCAGCAGCGGCTCTCCCTGGCCTTTGACGACGAACGAAACAAGAAAATATAG
- a CDS encoding glutaredoxin domain-containing protein: MAVRIYTTPSCVYCNKAKQYFRENKISFTEYNVANDMRRAEEMVKKSGQMGVPVVDVNGRIIVGFNQPEIERALHR, encoded by the coding sequence ATGGCAGTAAGAATTTATACCACTCCGAGTTGTGTCTACTGTAACAAGGCAAAACAGTATTTCCGGGAAAATAAGATTTCATTTACAGAGTATAATGTTGCGAACGATATGCGGCGTGCCGAAGAGATGGTGAAAAAATCAGGGCAAATGGGAGTACCAGTTGTGGACGTCAATGGCAGGATAATTGTAGGGTTTAACCAACCAGAGATAGAACGGGCCCTTCACCGATAA
- a CDS encoding TrmH family RNA methyltransferase: MIALRKLTGLSTKNRLRKAAELLRIFEIDIRASKPVDSYYLAGLCGTIVRTDTRDAIRVRADELEEQLRASGLSLSDTLSPGAGRECGRLASLMLTEIGIPPADWDLRVPGTEDLDPGVRKVLPLYLFLEDLRSPFNVGSIFRSAEAFGVRHIFLSPATPSPEQPRASRSSMGASAVVQWSVCTLDEACAGFTNSDDDSRIIALETGGTGIKDYSFPTAGLLIVGNEEWGLSEEALERADSRVSIPMGGAKASLNVAVAVAITLQHWFECRQ, from the coding sequence ATGATCGCGCTGCGAAAACTGACCGGATTGTCAACGAAGAACCGTCTGCGTAAAGCAGCGGAGCTCCTTCGCATTTTTGAGATTGATATCCGGGCTTCAAAGCCTGTGGACAGCTATTATCTGGCAGGATTATGCGGAACTATCGTGCGTACAGATACCCGGGACGCCATACGGGTGCGGGCGGATGAGCTTGAGGAGCAGCTGCGGGCATCAGGGCTCTCTCTTTCGGATACTCTTTCCCCGGGAGCCGGCCGAGAATGCGGCCGTCTTGCCAGTCTTATGTTAACCGAAATAGGAATCCCCCCTGCTGATTGGGACCTGCGTGTTCCCGGAACAGAGGATCTTGATCCCGGAGTGAGAAAAGTACTGCCCCTTTATTTATTTCTGGAAGATCTGCGTTCACCTTTTAATGTGGGGAGTATTTTTCGATCCGCCGAAGCGTTTGGGGTACGGCATATTTTCCTTAGTCCCGCCACCCCGAGTCCCGAACAGCCCAGGGCCAGCCGCAGTTCAATGGGAGCTTCTGCGGTGGTCCAGTGGTCGGTATGTACCCTTGATGAAGCCTGCGCCGGCTTTACAAACTCAGATGATGATAGCCGAATTATAGCTCTCGAAACCGGCGGGACCGGAATTAAGGACTATTCCTTTCCCACGGCAGGCCTGTTGATTGTTGGAAACGAGGAGTGGGGGCTCAGCGAAGAGGCCCTGGAGAGGGCGGACAGCAGGGTTTCAATTCCCATGGGCGGAGCCAAGGCGTCGTTGAATGTGGCTGTGGCTGTTGCTATAACGCTGCAGCACTGGTTTGAGTGTCGGCAATAA